Proteins co-encoded in one Medicago truncatula cultivar Jemalong A17 chromosome 8, MtrunA17r5.0-ANR, whole genome shotgun sequence genomic window:
- the LOC11409642 gene encoding (+)-neomenthol dehydrogenase, with protein MAISKERYAVVTGSNKGIGLETVKRLASNGIKVVLTARNQKRGIQAFEKLKKEFEFCNLVVFHQLDVTDPFSIASLVEFVKTQFGRLDILVNNAGINGFNADDMVEPIINWRELSQTYEMAENCIITNYYGGKETTEAFLPLLQLSDSPVIVNVSSAAGLLKYISNEWARSVLDDTENLTEELIDEVLKEFLKDFKQGSLENKGWPTYLCAYKLSKAAVNSYTRLLAYRHPNLCINCVCPGFVKTDMNRNTGDLSVENGAASVVRLALLSSNSTSGNFFARQDLSCF; from the exons ATGGCAATTTCAAAAGAAAG ATATGCTGTTGTTACAGGATCAAATAAAGGTATAGGATTGGAAACTGTTAAAAGATTGGCTTCAAATGGAATTAAAGTTGTTCTTACTGCTAGAAATCAGAAAAGAGGGATTCAAGCTTTTgagaaattgaagaaagaatttgaattttgtaatCTTGTTGTTTTTCATCAACTTGATGTTACTGATCCTTTTAGTATTGCTTCATTGGTTGAGTTTGTTAAGACTCAGTTTGGAAGACTTGATATCTTG GTGAATAATGCAGGAATCAATGGTTTCAACGCAGACGATATG GTGGAACCAATTATTAATTGGAGAGAACTGAGTCAAACTTATGAGATGGCTGAAAATTGCATAATAACAAATTACTATGGTGGTAAAGAAACTACTGAAgcttttcttcctcttcttcagtTATCTGATTCACCTGTGATTGTTAATGTTTCCTCGGCTGCAGGATTATTAAAG TACATATCAAATGAATGGGCTAGGAGTGTGTTAGATGATACCGAAAATCTAACCGAAGAGCTAATCGACGAGGTACTGAAAGAGTTTCTGAAAGACTTCAAACAAGGTTCACTTGAAAACAAGGGTTGGCCAACTTATCTTTGTGCCTATAAGCTCTCAAAAGCAGCTGTGAATTCATACACAAGGCTTCTAGCTTATAGACATCCAAACTTATGTATTAATTGTGTTTGTCCGGGTTTTGTTAAAACAGATATGAATAGAAACACAGGTGATTTATCTGTTGAAAATGGTGCTGCTAGTGTTGTTAGATTAGCATTACTTTCGAGTAATTCAACTTCTGGAAACTTCTTTGCTCGTCAAGATTTGTCTTGCTTTTGA